In Plantibacter sp. PA-3-X8, one DNA window encodes the following:
- a CDS encoding response regulator — MKILIADDDPQILRALRITLTARGYEIITAEDGTAALNAATTHRPDLYLLDLGMPGLDGRQVIEGLRGWTDAPILVVSGRAGSTDKVEALDAGADDYVTKPFAIDELLARIRALTRRVPGAEAEPTVRFGDIVVDLAAKQVTKQTPGASPATVRLTPTEWQVLELLIRNAGKLVTRQMLLTEIWGPTHVTDTGYLRLYIAQLRKKLEPEPATPRHLLTEAGMGYRFQL, encoded by the coding sequence ATGAAGATCCTGATCGCCGACGACGACCCGCAGATCCTCCGGGCCCTGCGCATCACCCTCACCGCCCGGGGCTACGAGATCATCACGGCCGAAGACGGCACCGCTGCGCTCAACGCCGCGACGACGCACCGCCCCGACCTGTACCTGCTCGACCTCGGCATGCCGGGGCTCGACGGGCGGCAGGTGATCGAGGGCCTCCGCGGCTGGACCGACGCGCCCATCCTCGTGGTGTCCGGTCGTGCCGGATCGACGGACAAGGTCGAGGCGCTCGACGCCGGAGCCGACGACTACGTGACGAAGCCGTTCGCCATTGACGAACTGCTCGCGAGGATCCGCGCGCTCACCCGGCGGGTCCCCGGCGCCGAGGCCGAACCCACCGTGCGGTTCGGCGACATCGTGGTCGATCTCGCCGCGAAGCAGGTCACCAAGCAGACCCCTGGTGCGTCCCCGGCCACCGTCCGTCTGACGCCGACGGAATGGCAGGTGCTCGAGCTGCTCATCCGGAACGCCGGCAAGCTCGTGACCCGACAGATGCTGCTCACGGAGATCTGGGGTCCGACGCACGTGACCGACACCGGCTACCTGCGCCTCTACATCGCGCAGCTGCGGAAGAAGCTCGAGCCGGAGCCCGCCACCCCTCGCCACCTGCTCACCGAGGCCGGCATGGGGTACCGCTTCCAGCTCTGA
- a CDS encoding DUF4118 domain-containing protein: MQRGRLRVLLGAAPGVGKTYAMLEEGHRLAGEGVDVVVAVVETHGRAATAALTEGLETLPRRGVEHRGVTLDEMDLEAVLARHPGLALVDELAHTNAPGSTNEKRWQDVEALLAAGVSVLSTVNIQHIESLNDVVRQITGAPQRETIPDAVLRAADQIELIDLAPQALRDRLAGGRVYPAERIDAALSNYFRLGNLTALRELALLWLADEVDSALRDYRAEHGIDSTWEARERVVVALTGGPEGETLLRRGARIAARSSGGELIAVHVTTQDGLRSANPGALAQQRALVDTLGGTFHQVVGDDVPRALVDFAKAANATQLVIGVSRRSRLSAAVTGPGIGNTVIRESGNIDVHIVNHEAAGGRFRLPKLGGALSARRHIAGFALALIGGPLVTWLLHLARTEESITSEVLSYQLLVVLVALVGGFWPAVFAAVLSGVTLDFVFVQPLYTVTIDDPAHLVALVLYVVIAVIVSGVVDLSARRARTARRAAAESELLATVAGSVLRGEGALQALVSRTRESFSLAGVRLVAGEQVLAVDGEPTRGGDFTSIPIGTRAVLELHGGVLAASDRRLLAVIAAQLDASLEHTDLRATAREVGPLAATDRVRSALLSAVSHDLRRPLAAATAAVTGLRATDVELTTADRHDLLETADDSLRTLAALVTNLLDVSRLQAGVLAVTVAPIDVEDAILPAFDELGIGPHDAELDLAPDLPPVLADAGLLQRVIVNLLTNAQRFSPDDTPVRIATSWFRDAVEIRIVDHGPGIAPDRREDVFVPFQRLGDTDNLTGLGLGLALSKGFVEGMGGTLEPEDTPGGGLTMVVSLPAARDQEGTAR; the protein is encoded by the coding sequence ATGCAGCGCGGACGACTCCGGGTGCTCCTCGGCGCGGCCCCCGGGGTCGGCAAGACCTACGCCATGCTCGAGGAGGGGCACCGCCTCGCCGGGGAGGGCGTCGACGTGGTCGTCGCGGTCGTCGAGACCCACGGTCGGGCCGCGACCGCTGCCCTGACGGAGGGGCTCGAGACGCTGCCGCGTCGGGGCGTCGAGCACCGGGGCGTGACGCTCGACGAGATGGACCTCGAGGCCGTCCTCGCACGCCACCCCGGACTCGCGCTCGTCGATGAACTGGCCCACACGAACGCCCCCGGCTCCACGAACGAGAAGCGCTGGCAGGACGTCGAGGCCCTGCTCGCCGCCGGCGTCTCCGTGCTCTCGACGGTGAACATCCAGCACATCGAGTCGCTGAACGACGTCGTCCGGCAGATCACCGGGGCGCCGCAGCGGGAGACGATCCCCGACGCCGTGCTGCGGGCGGCCGACCAGATCGAACTCATCGACCTCGCTCCACAGGCCCTCCGCGACCGGCTCGCCGGCGGCCGGGTCTACCCGGCCGAGCGGATCGACGCCGCACTGTCCAACTACTTCCGCCTCGGCAATCTCACGGCACTGCGCGAGTTGGCGCTGCTGTGGCTGGCGGACGAGGTCGACTCCGCCCTGCGCGACTACCGCGCCGAGCACGGCATCGACAGCACCTGGGAGGCGCGTGAGCGGGTCGTCGTGGCCCTCACCGGCGGTCCGGAGGGCGAGACCCTGCTCCGACGCGGCGCCCGGATCGCCGCCCGTTCCTCCGGTGGCGAGCTCATCGCGGTGCACGTGACGACGCAGGACGGCCTCCGGTCCGCGAACCCCGGTGCACTCGCGCAGCAGCGAGCGCTCGTCGACACCCTCGGCGGCACCTTCCACCAGGTCGTCGGCGACGACGTGCCGCGTGCGCTCGTGGACTTCGCGAAGGCGGCGAACGCGACGCAGCTCGTCATCGGTGTCAGCCGGCGCAGTCGCCTGTCCGCCGCGGTCACCGGTCCCGGCATCGGCAACACGGTCATCCGCGAGTCGGGCAACATCGACGTCCACATCGTCAACCACGAAGCGGCGGGCGGGCGGTTCCGGCTGCCGAAGCTCGGCGGCGCCCTGAGCGCACGGCGCCACATCGCGGGCTTCGCGCTCGCGCTCATCGGCGGGCCGCTCGTCACCTGGCTCCTCCACCTTGCCCGCACGGAGGAGTCGATCACGAGCGAGGTGCTGTCGTACCAGCTGCTCGTCGTGCTCGTCGCGCTCGTGGGCGGGTTCTGGCCGGCGGTCTTCGCTGCCGTCCTGTCGGGCGTCACGCTCGACTTCGTCTTCGTCCAACCGCTCTACACCGTGACGATCGACGATCCGGCGCACCTCGTGGCGCTCGTGCTGTACGTCGTCATCGCCGTGATCGTGAGCGGGGTCGTCGACCTCTCGGCGCGACGGGCTCGCACGGCGAGGCGCGCGGCCGCGGAGTCCGAGCTGCTCGCGACGGTCGCGGGCAGCGTGCTCCGCGGCGAGGGCGCCCTGCAGGCGCTCGTCAGCCGGACCCGCGAGTCCTTCTCGCTCGCCGGGGTGCGCCTCGTCGCGGGTGAGCAGGTCCTCGCGGTCGACGGCGAACCGACCCGCGGCGGCGACTTCACGAGCATCCCGATCGGCACCCGCGCGGTACTCGAACTGCACGGCGGGGTGCTCGCCGCGTCCGACCGCCGCCTGCTCGCCGTCATCGCAGCGCAGCTCGACGCCTCGCTCGAGCACACCGATCTGCGCGCCACCGCCCGGGAGGTCGGCCCGCTGGCTGCCACAGACCGGGTGCGGAGCGCGCTGCTCTCGGCGGTCAGTCACGACCTCCGGCGCCCCCTCGCCGCCGCGACCGCCGCCGTCACCGGCCTGCGCGCGACCGACGTCGAACTCACCACGGCGGACCGCCACGACCTCCTCGAGACCGCGGACGACAGTCTGCGCACGCTCGCGGCCCTCGTCACGAACCTGCTCGACGTGAGTCGCCTCCAGGCCGGTGTCCTCGCCGTGACCGTCGCGCCGATCGACGTCGAGGACGCGATCCTGCCGGCCTTCGACGAGCTCGGCATCGGGCCGCACGACGCCGAGCTCGACCTCGCGCCCGATCTTCCACCCGTCCTCGCGGACGCCGGCCTGCTGCAACGCGTCATCGTGAACCTCCTGACGAACGCGCAGCGCTTCAGCCCAGACGACACCCCGGTCCGGATCGCGACGAGCTGGTTCCGCGACGCCGTCGAGATCCGCATCGTCGACCACGGTCCGGGGATCGCGCCCGACCGGCGGGAGGACGTGTTCGTCCCCTTCCAGCGGCTCGGCGACACCGACAACCTCACCGGTCTCGGCCTGGGACTCGCGCTGTCGAAGGGCTTCGTCGAGGGGATGGGTGGCACACTCGAACCGGAGGACACGCCGGGTGGGGGCCTCACCATGGTGGTGTCACTGCCGGCGGCACGTGATCAGGAGGGGACCGCTCGATGA
- the kdpC gene encoding potassium-transporting ATPase subunit KdpC translates to MSASRSGIAQYWVAIRAMLALTVVLGVGYPLIVTGIGQATMSWQANGSAVTEGGTTVGSALIGQSFTDADGKPLPQWFQSRPSAAGDGYDGGASSGSNLGPENTDLVASIEERRAAIAAFEDVDPSSIPADALTASASGLDPHISPAYALLQVPRVAAERGLDEDEVRALVERLTQGPDLGYLGESTVNVLQLNLAVAGLDG, encoded by the coding sequence ATGAGTGCATCCCGCAGCGGCATCGCCCAGTACTGGGTCGCCATCAGGGCCATGCTCGCCCTCACCGTCGTCCTCGGCGTCGGCTACCCCCTCATCGTCACCGGCATCGGGCAGGCGACGATGTCCTGGCAGGCGAACGGATCCGCCGTCACCGAGGGTGGCACGACGGTCGGCTCAGCGCTCATCGGGCAGTCGTTCACCGACGCCGACGGCAAGCCGCTGCCGCAGTGGTTCCAGTCGCGTCCGTCGGCGGCCGGCGACGGCTACGACGGTGGCGCGTCGAGCGGCAGCAACCTCGGGCCGGAGAACACCGACCTCGTCGCCTCGATCGAGGAGCGCCGCGCGGCCATCGCCGCCTTCGAGGACGTCGATCCGTCGAGCATCCCCGCCGACGCGCTGACGGCTTCCGCGTCCGGCCTCGACCCGCACATCAGCCCGGCCTACGCACTGCTGCAGGTGCCCCGTGTCGCCGCCGAGCGCGGCCTCGACGAGGACGAGGTCCGTGCCCTCGTCGAGCGCCTGACGCAGGGCCCCGACCTCGGCTACCTTGGGGAGTCCACGGTCAACGTCCTGCAGCTCAACCTCGCCGTGGCAGGACTGGACGGATAA